The Macadamia integrifolia cultivar HAES 741 unplaced genomic scaffold, SCU_Mint_v3 scaffold2549, whole genome shotgun sequence sequence CCACACTACTAGAGAAGAAAACTCAAGAAGGATGAAGTggttagaagagaagaaaagaatttttcTAGTTGCTCCATCCAGGAGCTCCAAACAAGGGGATGGAAACCCTAAAGATGGAAATGGAAGGAGACATATTTAAACATTTATGGGACCCAATACCACCCCAAACACCTCTATTCCCTAACAAAATCCTCTGTAGTTCTTATCCTATCTGTGCTGAGATATCCACTGAaacttttttattccaaaagctGACGAAGTCCAACTGCATAAATAAGTTACCATATACCTGTCAAACCACGTCAAGATATGTACCACCTCACCATATTCATAGTTTGATACCTGCAACACTTGGCTGATAATCAGCTTAATTTTCTCTTAATATGTAAAAAAGtctcacagagagagagagagagagagagagagtcaaataATCAACAAAAGATAAGGACGGTATATTACCAACCAGGTTATCTATATGTACAAACGAGAAAATCCATTAAACTTTCTCACAAACATCAAACATATCTCACTGTAATTCCCTCTCTAATTTACAGTCGACCTGTAATGGCTGACAATGTTCTCATATATGTTCTTAAGTATGTATATAAAAGCCAGTCATGTCTATTACAAACTATCTCTTCAGGGTCTAGAAACTTACCATCCTCGGACCTCTGTCAGTTTATTTGATATTTCCattttgggtttctctctttttctctctctggcTCAGGTAGAATAGAAATCAGCGATGTTTCGCATGACCTGTACTTGGGTGGTGAGACACTTTATATAATGAGCAGCTTCATCCAACAAGTTGCAGAAATCCATGGCTTCACCACCGGGTACTAGTCGCCGGAGTCGATCGGCACGGCTCAATTCTACTCGTTGCTTATTAcccatatcatttctcttcctcttccaaaAAATCACTCTGGATGACCAGATCAAAGCTCTGTATCTTGTACGATTCCTAAGCCTCCAAAGCATGATACGGCTCCAAGCTCTCTTAGATCCAACTGCAGAAGCCATGGATGCATCAGCTGCAATCTTTATTCTCCGACTGCGTCTGCAGATTTCctgatgaaatgatgaagtgGGTCTGTCCTTGTTTATTCTTGCGAGGGCTCGAAGAAATCTACGAGTGAACTTGGCTCTGTGAGGACAAGGGCTTGAGGGTGATGAGCTCTTAGAATTCATGgaagcaaagagagagaaagaggagactGTTTGTgatattttagggtttagggcaagGTTGTGGCCTTGTGGGTACTGAAGTGTGGGTCGTAGTTGTACCTGTAGTAACTAACTATGGTGGGAGCTACTTTTTGTGATCGATCGAAAGACAAGCGACCATTGGAGGCTAAGAGATTTGCTTCTGGTACAAAGGGGTCGCTTATTCAGAAAGACAAAAGGCAAAATTCAACTCTGACACACAAGGTATCCGTTAACTAAACATAAAAAACaagtacaaaaacaaaaacaagaagagagagagagaggtggaagaagagagaaacatGGAGAGGTTCAGGGGGAAATTGTGAGTATTGAAAGATGGTTTGTGATTAGATTAGTAAAGGAAAGATGGGTTTGAAGGGGATGGAAAATGGACGGTGGTGGGAGGAAGGAAAATTGGGAATCAAGGTTTTTAATTTAAgtgttggaatttttttttatttttttaatttcttataatatttttttaaattttctttttgtgtttctctttctcttttggggTTCACATGGTTGGAGAAGTGGTTTTGTGGGCCCACAAAAGGCCAACCACCACATGGACGCACATGGTTCTGATGACCCACTTGGTCGATTGGACCTATGGGAATGGAACCTTTAATATCTCTCTTTCTAAAGTtcatttttaattatgatttctAATTTGATCCCTTCTCCTTTGGACTTGTTTGGTTTtcgttttcttctctttctttctaatCAAAATAACTGTTAAAAGAAAAACGGCTGAATTCTGCTTTGCATTTCAACTACATTAACTCAAGCAATGAATCCCTCTCGTGACCAAATTGATAGGGAATCTGTTTGTCTACTAGTTGAGATTTTCACATGCGCACACTTCACACATTGAATGTTCTTATCGAATGGGGTACAACAGTTAAGCCTGACTAGATAGATGTTTTATGGTTACATTAATCAAACTGTTCAGATTTTGAACGTATTAATCCCCACCTGGCCggtttcttcttattcttttatatttttcttcttttgtatgtgtaatttttttttttttttttttttttttgggttgggtggTGGGGGGTGGGAACCATCTACAGAGAACAAAATGTTCAAGAAATGGTGGAGGAGAAATCCCCTAAACGTgaagttaggggtgtcaatccgtAGCCCGAACCGATAAAACGATCAAAAAAATCTGGATCAAACCAAATCGATTTTTATTGTATTGGTTTTAGACTGAGATATGTTGGGATTGATTGTCCAAATCGAACCGACCAATAATcgaatcgaaatcaaaccgtatgaaaccaataaaaaaaaaaatttgattatgagattataaattgatgaattGATTGTCCAtcttttacaatattagtgagaatattttttgttttaaggggaattgttacaaatcaatgaatgtGAGGTTATGGATAGGAaattgatatgtaaattgtaacaatgctttcattgatttccttgttcactatacaaaattagttggatagttaaatgaaagattagataatagggttcattttgtgatttcaatattagttagcttcttagtaattagttatccatcggtttcaatattagttatttttcccttacaatgataaaccattatttGTCATAAATTTAAACTGTTTTCGTCAAATATTTTGTCACTATAGGTTATGAATGTAGGATTTCATTATAGTTCAAGCCCGATAACAAACCGATCTAAACCGATGTTAACCCAATACTAAAAAATCGgaataaactgaaaccaaaccagatcgaaatcgaaatcgaaatcgaCCAAAAACTGAAGTTTCTTAATGTATTggatttgatctccctcattcctagatcgaaaccaattcaacctaaccgaaaccaaatcgaacttGACACCCCTACGTTAATCCCCTTTGCTAACAAGTGGGCTTCTTTGTCAGAAGAGCTAGGAACATGTAAAACAGCAGAAAAATGAATAAGTAAAGATATAATTTCTTTCTACTACAATTTTTGAAGTCCAATCTCAAATACCTATAACCCTATAACTCCGTTGACAGCATTTACCACTGCCAAACAATCTGAAAGTAAAACTAGCATTGTTAAGTAGCACATTTCTAACCACATTTTTGCCTCATAGTCCATATTCATTGCAAAAACTCTAGAGCTAACTGTGAGGACAGCATGGTTCGCATACCTCTTTTTGTGGAAAGTGTGGTTAAGAGTGTAACGGACTTCATTGATTGGGAGTCACCACCATAGATCAGGGTCTATGATCcataataagaaaataagaaacatgACTCCATCTAAAATATTTAACTATGTGTTAGGGTTCGTGTCAGGTTATGGACTGAGGAAGTTATTAGGTACCTCGATCCATCTAGTAAAAGTCAGCTTTCAACCTTAGGTATGGACATGATATTAATTGGCCAACTAGGATTAGTCATGTTAAATATACACAACTATTAAAATACTTGGCTaaaatacatgaaaaaaaaaaggatcaaatcCACAAACCCATATCCAGCTAGCTCTGAATGTTTAGTATACGAAATGTGAAGTAAATATGCTAAAGTAATAGGGAAAAGACatggaaaaaccctaatctagtaTACAACATGCAAGAAACAATATACAAGGCAAGAAGAAAGAACGAGAAAAGATGAAATCGACATGTCTTTATCCAGCTGTGCTACATGattattatccataatgtaaaatcaaataTATTATACATACATGATGGAAGTTACAGAATTGCCATACATGGTGTATTCCTAACATGCATCGTAGTGAATACCGCAAACTATGGGGGACATGGTGAGGGTCGTACATGCCATAAAGTAACCCAAATTCATGGAAAAATCAAGATAAATCAAAGAAAATTCAGATGCAACTGAAATGATTAAAATACCCTTATTGTACATGTGAACATACAAGCATGGAAGATATGAAACATGGGAGTTGGGATCATTGGAACACATGAGATTAATTAAACATAATATATAGAGATATTATATCAAGAAAATTGGgaataaaatattcaaaattggTATGCAgatgaaataacaaaaataccctGCGCCTAACAAGActtaggaaaaaggaaaaaataccaagaataaaaaaggaaaaaccctaaatgataaAATCAACGgtcaaagaaaatgaaaaacatcaTGAAGAAGTATTAAGAGAAGATACCCAAAAGTCATGTACAAGTTAAGTTACCAATTTAGTCCCCTAACCTTAGAGATATAGAGTAAAAGAGATGAAACATGAAAACGGACCCCAAATTCACAAAATCAAATATCCCAAGCCTATTAGACTCATTAAACATGATCAAAAGATATAATAATCACAAAAACCTTAATATCATATAGAAAATTCCTTCATGATaatgacaaaaatacccctactATCTATCCTAGacttaaaaaaaaggaatacaGAAAACGGGGATGGGAAACTAGAAGAAACTCTTTTGAAAGCATATTTTAAGAGATGGAGACATCGACTCAAAGCTATGCAAGACAGGATATAAAACTAACGAGTAGAGGGAAtaaaatctggaaaaaaaaaaacaaaaaagagaggtAAAATCCGGAAAAATCACGAAAGAAAGAGGACACTCTGACCTAAAACTTTATAGAAGAGAGTTTTGCGAAAATCAATACAAAAAACACAGGAATGTTACCTACAAGGTGAAAAAACTGATGGAAACTAGACAAAAGTAGAGCGATGGagaaagaaattaaggaaaaaaatacaaaacattAATGAAAAATTCTAGGAAAATAAGGTTATAAATCCAAGGCATAGGGGTAAAATGTGATGTGAATGGTTTTGTAGAAAACCTATTTGAAATTTAATGTAACTATACACAACACTACTGCCCTACTAAGGACGGCAATGACTTGTGCTCAATAAAAGGGATGTAACTATTCGTAGTAAAATAGGATTGAATGAACGAAAATCAAACGAAAAATTACTCATCTACCTACATATATCATAAGGAAAGAATTTTAAAATACAATATATGTTACATCTATGTCCTAATCcagtcaaatttgaacttttgtcaATAGATAGTGCACCTAAGAGTGTCAGCTCTGCTACCTACTGGCTTGCAACAATCTATTGCATGGAGGGGAAGAATGACCCCATATGTCAATgcaaaaattttcaatcaaCCGGAAATGATTCAAACCTCTTAGGCTTTAGTGAAGTGACCGAACACCTCCTCActtgacccccttgcattgtagGAACATAAAAAAAAGGCCATGCAAAAGTCCCTAAGGAACCCCCCTAAGTGTTGGCAAAGAGGGGCTGAAAGCTAACGAGTACAACAACGTACTGTATTGTTCACCGGTAGCAAACACTGACTGGACTGTGACCTACCGGTGGCTATCAACCGTTAAGTCTTGCTGTTCTAACTTTTATTCTTTGCTTGCGAGACCCACTACGCACGTAATGGCCTACTCTACCTTTGTCCCCACACTACATGGACCTGCCCCCTCCACTTACACACCTTGTGAAACCAAGGTGCTGGTGCCTGTGGCCTGACACCTAAGTTGAGTTGGTTTGGCCAAGGCCTAGTGCACAGGCAAACAAACCTTAAGTGGTCTTGCCTATATAAGGAAGAAATGAGCCTAAGCTCATTCCTTCACCTGagaaaatgtgggagagggagagaaagaaggagaaagagaaggagaagaagaagaaagagaagaagagagaaggagagattcCATGGCCCCTCCCCTTTGTTGTCGAAGCTCCTAAGGGTATGGGAAGCCCCTTCCCCAACCTCTTTTCTCTCCATTTGGGTTTTGTGTGGGACTAGAATTGGGGATCTTCTAGGTTAGAGGGATACGCCTTGACCCCAATGACATTTGGTAGCTAGGATAGTGCACATTACACTCCACCGTATGTTTCCCAAGATCAAAGTAAGCTACCCGAGCTCCAAGATCATTTGGCTCAAATGGAGGGTTAGGATTTTGGTCGATGATTTGATGTAATTATCAAATGGCTAAATATAAACATGATTAGCCGAGCATTAATGAAAGGTGAAAAGACCCTCTACAAACCCCATGGAATAAATCTCGACAATTAGACTCAAGATGGCGAAGCCCTGGGAAGTTCTGTAACTTCTAGGTTTGCCACTGCTAGTAACCCACCCATATGGACATTACCAACCAATGGACATCTACCAGTGGGTCTATTGATCCAAATCAGCCACTATCCACCTCACTGCTAGCACCCAACTGTAGGAACAATCCTCTACCGATGGGTCTTACTGAACTGTCAAATTGGTCGTTTTGTAAGACTTTGAAGGACCTTCTAAAGGACACTCTTAGACCTCTTTTGGCACCCTTTAATATCCATTTACCCTTGTAATGGGGACAGGTACGATCACATTCGGCGAGGCTTAGTGGGGTTTGATTCAGGCTTCCATATTCGGGGAATTAACTCACCTGGTCAACAGGCAAGGTGACTAGTGGTTTGAccttattttggagtgttttaaatTAGAAATTTGGTGTATGCCATTACAAGAAtatgttttttgatttttacacaATGTATGCTCTATTGAAATGTATAAATTGTCATTGTCGATTGTTGTGTATGTGTGGGATCCAATGTGGTCGAGGGAAATTTCGGTACCATGATAGCCACTGTGTGGATTGCATCATGCATCTAGATGCGCATTAGAGCTACGCTTGGACATGAAATATAGTGTGGTCGATGTGTGATTTTCGATACTATATGGCCATTCTAATTGTATTAATATGAAAGGTATGTAGGTTATCGTGTTTAGGTATAATATCCTACGCtacaaacccttgccaacaaggggttaggtgttagataacccattgtggtaggTCTGTTGAACCTTTTCAGAATACCATGTCTATGGTATGTTGTGATTGTTTCTAGAGGCAGACAGAGCCCGGGTGACTGATGTGTGATTTTTGGGACCATGCCTCTAGGAAGAGGTTATTAGTGGGTTTTCTGGGAGACCAAGGTTGCATTTTAGGACCGATGTGTGACTTTTGGGGCTAGGGATATTACCTAATGCATCATAGTAGCATAAACCTGACTTAAATGTAATTTAGGtgcataataataaaatgaattgcatcatttttctttttctttttttttttggctaacgacgggtatccaagccttctgcctaactagtcccacgggcccatactgaccccacaacagcacgaaccgggtcataccggggttgaatgagatcATTTCGCATGCATGGACTATATTTGGATGTTTGCATGGACCTCATCCCTCACTGGACTTAGTGAATCTCAGACAACATGTGTGTGTttctttagatgatgatgtaggtgaTTTGGTACTTATGAGTAGTGACATGTCCTCCTTCATGGAGGATTATGGAGGGGACTGGTGGACACCGGAGCTCAAGGAGTATGACTTGGATTGTGCATGTCACACTTATGCCTATACTACACCATGAGCGGAGGATGATTGATCACTATTGTGAgcgaatcaaaataaaaccctaactaaactatgagatagtggtaagaaagTGGTCGAACACAATGAGAACTGAAAGGCTCAATCAATTTTTTTGCTTTCCTCTTGGCGGGTGTTTGCACATCTACTTTTTTCTTTGCCCTCTCCTTTCAGTCAAGTGTCGTTTGTTTGCTCAAAACATCGCTAAATACTCCACCACATTGCTTAAGAATGTCCATACATGTGCCATAAGCAAATGTAAGGAGACCACTTAAAGAGGTTGCGGCCCGATAATAAATAGAATCCACTTAAGCAACATGTTGATACATACTCCAGGTAAATGATGCAAAATCAGGAGAGTCAACCCGAGTAGTCAACTGACGGAAAATAGGGATCAACTATATAATGAGTTCTATGATTGCGATGGACTATCGTCTTCGCCTGAATGAGAAGGAAGACCAAGAGTCCAGTGACATGATGGTTGCCATGTTTTTAGAAGCTTTCATTGTCGAGAACAAGGAAGAGTAGTGAACTAATTCGAGTGTGATGAGAAACATCGCCAGTAACAGAATGCCCCCCATCTTATTGCGGCTGCTAGCACGGAGTTAGTCGGGGCTTCTTCTTTGAGTCCTGTCATGATCGAGCACTCGAAAAAAGAGCTTTACAAGTGGCATTGCCCTTCTTCACTCACGCGATATTGCTAGTGCAGAATCCACTTCTCTCACTACCAGTTGTTCCTTAGATCTATTCTCGTTCCATCAActaatcttcttctttgatcttatTTGTTCTATTAAGAGAAGACCGATAAATCTCTCTATGGATTCTCCTAATCTtttgtaaaatttaaaattcaaattaaaactaAGTAAAAGCTTATTAAAAACGACGAGCATCAATGAGAAGAAGCTATACTTAGGTTTTGAAACCATTTTGGTATTATTACCTCATCTCTAGCTCAAACTTCTTTCAGTAGAAATACAAATTATAATGCAACCACAAAAATACAATCCCAAGCTACCTTACGTATAATCTATCCTATCAAGCACTATCATCTATCATTTTTACTTAGCACGCTTAGTTTGATTGGTTATAAGCTCTTGTCATTATTTGCCAAAAATCACATATAAAACCATTGTTTGAATAGAATAAGTGAATCACAAAAACAAATATTCTAACTTAATTTAACTCTTAAAAATCATCCACAAGGGAAGAAGGTGTCTTTAACATCAAACAATGATGTATGCTTtacaaccaaaaataaaataatgataaatCAAAATGTCATCCAAACCTAAGGATAGAAAGGGGACTTAGCCACTCATTGTGCGCATCAATGAAGGACAGAAACCATAGGCTTCCATGGATGCAAATGAATGCTGGTGAACGGTAGTGTTCTCCATGAAATCTTCTCCAAGCAAAATCGTGGTGAACCACCAAGTGATGGTGAATAAAAGTAGTGAGATAGGAGAGATGGCTGTTGTGTAGATCcgtggagaagaggaagaagcaccaCAAACAATAGAGAAGCACTCCTTAAGTAATGGATGtgtgaaagagaaaaagagatggcATGAGTGAGAgttgtgagtgagagagaggaatcatataagagagagatggagtgagagaaagtgaaaaattaggggagagagaaacatgggagagagagacagatgGAAACCGTGGGTGAAAGATCACAACCGTCagtagagggagagagagacaaagattCAGTGGTGTAAAGAGGGATTTCAGGAGGGAGAGATTTTAGGGCtgattaggaaagagaaaaggcaTGAGAGAGGAacgtagaagagagagagagagagagagagagaatctgtgAGATGGgaggaaaagaaggagagatcAATAGGGGAGAGATTTTAGGGAGAGGGATCTTaagacaaagagagagaaagtagaagAGGTGGAGTTATGAGAGGACATGGAGTCGTGGGCTTAAGTTGTATttggggagagaagagagagagagattttaggagagGGAGAGACCCTATTCTAATTtggacaaggagagagagaagaatgagagaaagtaggaaaagGGGAGAAGGATTAGAGGAagtagaagaggaagaggaagagaaagagagaaatagtgtatgtctctctctccttgtcaatttttttttactctctTTCTTTCTAAAAAACCTAATTCTACCTTTCAAACCCTACAATCATAACAAAATAGCAAAACTGAATCAATTTAATCATGacatccaataaaaataaagaattaaataacaatatcATGTATAATTATGACCCGATCAATGATGTTGCTCATTATCATTTGATATCgtatttttctctaattttggAAATTATATTTATGTCTTGACAGTTTCTCTCATAAAGGACAAAGCATAAgtattataatatatttaacATTTAGCTTTCTCCCAATGATTTGAAGTTGACCTTGTGTTTATATAGTCTGATTCCACTACAATGATTTAATTTGGTTCAGTTATGTTATGGTTGTGAGGTTAAGGTACTCATATCAGAGAACCTGGTAGAGATATAAGACAGGTAAGTTTCCTAATCACACCGTAGGTATCCTAGCAGGAGCAGGGTGTGACTGGTTGGTATtaaagcgtgatgctctgccttaacttaCAATCCGATTGAACCTTAAGTTGCTGGAAATTAGGACTTAAATTTAAATGCTTTAAACAACCAAAAGATAAAGTAGTGCACAAATCAGGCAATACATAAgcttttaaattgatttttttttttttttttttttttttttttttttcttttttttaagaataagtGAAAGAAAAGGACCTAACTAAGCATAAAGGAAAAGAGCTGGTTAACTGATAAgctggaaagaaagaaaggaaagagaagtgtTGAAATAAAATCCTGAGACATCAAAATCAGAAGGTGAAGCTTGCTATATAGAAAAGCAAGGGTCCTGAGGCTAGAAGGGCATCCCGGTGCCACTACACCTAAGGTGGTGCTGGTGGTATTGGTTGTGCTGAAGGTACCCCGAAGAACACGAACATGTCCCTCATTTTCCTTTTGAGAGACCTAACTTATCCGTCAACAATGAAGTACTTTTGGTCTATGCTCTTGAGCTGCCCATCCATCCTCCAAAAAAAGGTAGTCATAGTCTTGACCAACCACATCACCCCACCTGTACTCCTACAGCCCTTGGGATAAAGAGGCCCCAAAGACATCCGCTGGTGGTAGTGTAGTACCCCTAGGAATAGGTGGAGGAATACCCTCCTGACTAAGCACATCCTTAGTGTTCCCTTGCACATCTATGGGCTCCTGGTGTTGATGTCCCTCCACTTCCTCAACTACTGAGGCCTCCGCTAGATTCACGTTCATCTTCTtgatagaagaagaatcaaggtCCACCTCATCTTGCCCCACAGCCTCCTCATCTAGGTTCACCTTGCACAGATTGCGTGCCCATCTATCTTCTATGTTGATCACTATGTTGCATATTAGGATGTAGGATAGGTGGAGCTGGTTCCCCATATAAATGCAGTATGAGGTCACATACTCCTTTAAAATAGAAATCTTGTTGTAGCGGTTGCCAAATGGTAGGATGTTCAACTGTCCAATCCTACTAACGATCTTAGGAGTAGCCCGGGAGTCCTTGGACATGGGCATCCAGTTCCCTCCATGATTATAATCAGGTTCATCTCTTTTTGGATCGACAGGTTCTAAAAGGTGGTTGACTTAGTCCTGGGAACACATTATGCCAACTCTCGTAGCATTGGCCACCTCCGGCATGGTGGCCAGCTCTGCCATGTCGAAGgagatatccactcccttcaccataGAAGTGATATAGAAATTCTTCAAACCACGGTTCTTGTAACAAAGGTTGCAGTAGAAGTATCTCACTGGCCAAGGGTCGCAAAAGTTCTTTAGCTTCAAGATGCAGTACCTATCCAtcacttcaaatttttttcgaaTGCGGAATTAGGAAAAATACCTTATCGTACATATTTCTTGGGAACATTCTTGTCCTCGTATGCATCCCACCTTCCCTGTTCTTCCACCAACCAAAAAACCATTGGTGGTCATACATCTCTTCAGGTGGAACCCTAGGGAATTTGTATGCCACTTTCTTACTGCAAGATAAATGAATCCAAGAGATGACAACATCTTGCGAATGAAGTGAAATCATAGGGTTTAGAAACAAAACCAAGGGTTTTGGTTTAGAGACTTAGAGAAAAATCTCAAGAACCTAGACCTATGGTTCAATATATTGAAGAAAATCACATATCTTAGGTAAAAAAAGATAGAGAAACTCACCTTGGATACATGTATAATAGACATGTAGAAGCCTAGGAATGCGGAGAAATAGCAAGTATTCATTTTCACCTCTTCTCTAGGACAATCTAACTTTGGATGTGAGAAAGTGTCACACCTTGGTCCTGCTAGGATACCAATAGTGTGAATAGGACTCTTACCCATCCTATATCTCTACCTGGATCTCtaatagcaataccttaactaTCACAACCACGATACAACTGAACCAGCT is a genomic window containing:
- the LOC122066732 gene encoding transcription factor bHLH149-like; its protein translation is MSKDSRATPKIVSRIGQLNILPFGNRYNKISILKEYVTSYCIYMGNQLHLSYILICNIVINIEDRWARNLCKVNLDEEAVGQDEVDLDSSSIKKMNVNLAEASVVEEVEGHQHQEPIDVQGNTKDVLSQEGIPPPIPRGTTLPPADLLQVQLRPTLQYPQGHNLALNPKISQTVSSFSLFASMNSKSSSPSSPCPHRAKFTRRFLRALARINKDRPTSSFHQEICRRSRRIKIAADASMASAVGSKRAWSRIMLWRLRNRTRYRALIWSSRVIFWKRKRNDMGNKQRVELSRADRLRRLVPGGEAMDFCNLLDEAAHYIKCLTTQVQVMRNIADFYST